In a single window of the Dreissena polymorpha isolate Duluth1 chromosome 3, UMN_Dpol_1.0, whole genome shotgun sequence genome:
- the LOC127875132 gene encoding uncharacterized protein LOC127875132, translated as MSHMSRGRGQGAGRVMPGGRQTQGQGMMMAAARSPSPNKSQARRRMPLNRSSELQASGGSMENSGGYYGSDHGTRTMTPDQMNMDALIQSGYLSQSFSQSEGGRQTGQSERSSLRSSADMRGSRGQGSLGYSYGSEGSMTLSEIQRLATQGTGKLQMSLTLPTGQEESDLSEIDITDNGNTK; from the exons ATGAGCCACATGTCCAGGGGGCGTGGTCAGGGTGCTGGGAGGGTCATGCCCGGGGGCAGACAGACCCAGGGGCAAGGCATGATGATGGCTGCGGCAAGATCACCATCGCCCA ACAAGTCCCAGGCAAGACGTAGGATGCCACTGAACAGATCCTCGGAGCTACAGGCATCTGGTGGCTCAATGGAGAACTCTGGAG GCTACTATGGAAGTGACCATGGCACCAGAACGATGACCCCAGACCAGATGAACATGGATGCTCTTATCCAATCAGGATACCTTTCACAGAGCTTCAGCCAATCAGAAGGGGGGAGACAAACCGGCCAATCAGAACGCTCGTCTCTTAGGAGCTCAGCAGATATGAGAGGAAGCAGAGGGCAGGGTAGTCTGGGATACTCCTATGGGTCAGAGGGGTCAATGACCTTATCTGAAATCCAGCGCCTAGCAACCCAGGGTACTGGAAAGCTTCAGATGTCCTTGACCTTGCCAACGGGTCAGGAGGAAAGTGATCTTTCAGAGATTGACATTACCGACAATGGGAACACAAAGTGA